Proteins found in one Amphiprion ocellaris isolate individual 3 ecotype Okinawa chromosome 22, ASM2253959v1, whole genome shotgun sequence genomic segment:
- the csrnp1b gene encoding cysteine/serine-rich nuclear protein 1b translates to MSGLLKRKFEEVDEDPCYSSPSPSSLSSACSGWDSEGESCYSDTLDSTPSNPSSPATNFNTTSILKKSKRARRGNVTFDQVTVFFFPRCQGFTSVPSRGGCTLGMMQRHSALRTYTLAEFAVEQRLLRQEKLINRLREEKLEALKLKLTKNGTQENEEADRLTVDDIPEQDIDISGANLDEGSFLQPYPSKRRYALLKAAGVKKIDKEEKRQLHELRISRENCGCDCQGFCEPETCSCSLAGIKCQMDHSSFPCGCTKDGCGNTEGRIEFNSTRVQTHYIHTIMKLELEKRLEEQSSTEEEEENTTGATTLPAVPSFPFSSELAAAGENSCSSDMTDLSDSSGQSEDSEVGQSPCEHHTQLDVDEKGLSRILCFSDTENCSRSSRDGGDKNCKDTCCADQQQEQQQLSTEAFSSFSMVDFADENDNIDAALLDSADDHTDNRATAISELLDENANQGNALFHSSSVPHTPSPTIDRSASYNMDLSLSSESDLEFFDGFPCLGSSSLYNSLKEYEHMDNFFQFQLPSYPSFPAASDPGTCLLESLIGLSESVPEPPATFTDNQLLEEAMKLSVMESVKV, encoded by the exons ATGAGTGGGCTACTCAAGAGGAAGTTTGAGGAGGTGGATGAGGACCCATGCTACTCCTCACCTTCACCCTCTTCCCTCTCCTCTGCCTGCTCAGGCTGGGACTCAGAGGGGGAGAGCTGCTACTCGGACACCCTGGATTCAACTCCCAGCAACCCCAGCTCCCCAGCAACAAATTTCAACA cAACCTCTATCCTTAAGAAATCCAAGAGAGCTCGACGAGGCAATGTGACATTTGACCAGGTGACGGTGTTCTTCTTCCCTCGGTGCCAAGGCTTCACCAGTGTACCCAGTCGGGGAGGATGCACTCTGGGCATGATGCAGCGCCACAGTGCACTCCGCACGTATACGCTTGCCGAGTTTGCTGTGGAGCAGCGGCTCCTACGCCAGGAAAAACTCATCAACAGACTCAGGGAAGAGAAGCTGGAAGCTCTCAAACTGAAG CTGACTAAGAATGGAACCCAAGAGAACGAGGAGGCGGATCGGCTGACCGTGGACGACATCCCAGAGCAGGACATCGACATCAGTGGTGCCAACCTTGATGAGGGCTCTTTCCTGCAGCCTTACCCATCGAAACGGCGCTACGCACTGCTCAAAGCAGCTGGCGTGAAGAAGATAGACAAGGAGGAGAAGAGGCAGCTGCACGAGCTGAGGATCTCCAGGGAGAACTGTGGTTGTGACTGCCAGGGCTTCTGTGAGCCTGAGACGTGTAGCTGCAGCCTGGCTGGCATCAAATGTCAG ATGGACCATTCCTCTTTCCCGTGTGGCTGTACCAAGGACGGCTGTGGAAACACGGAGGGCCGCATCGAGTTCAACTCCACCAGGGTACAGACGCATTACATACACACTATCATGAagctggagctggagaagaGACTGGAGGAGCAGTCcagcacagaggaggaggaggagaacacaACAGGTGCCACCACACTACCAGCAGTGCCCTCCTTCCCCTTTAGCTCCGAACTGGCAGCAGCTGGAGAGAACAGTTGCAGCAGTGACATGACGGACTTATCAGACTCTTCAGGTCAGAGTGAGGACTCAGAAGTAGGCCAGAGCCCGTGTGAGCATCACACTCAGCTGGATGTAGATGAGAAAGGCCTGAGCCGCATACTTTGTTTCAGCGACACAGAGAACTGCTCGAGAAGCAGCAGGGACGGTGGGGATAAGAACTGTAAAGACACTTGTTGCGCAGATCAGCAGCAAGAGCAACAGCAGCTATCTACGGAGGCATTTAGTAGCTTTAGCATGGTGGACTTTGCTGATGAGAACGACAACATAGACGCTGCACTGTTGGACTCTGCGGACGATCACACAGACAATCGAGCAACAGCCATTTCAGAACTTTTGGATGAAAACGCCAACCAGGGAAATGCCCTATTCCACAGCAGTAGTGTGCCACACACACCCTCTCCTACCATCGATCGCTCGGCGAGCTATAACATGGACCTGAGCCTTTCCTCTGAGTCAGACCTGGAGTTCTTTGATGGTTTCCCCTGTTTGGGGTCCAGCTCACTCTACAACTCCCTCAAGGAGTACGAGCACATGGACaacttttttcagtttcagttgcCTAGTTACCCCAGTTTCCCTGCAGCAAGTGACCCTGGGACCTGCCTCCTGGAGTCACTGATCGGCCTTTCAGAATCCGTCCCAGAACCCCCTGCCACATTTACAGACAATCAGCTGTTGGAGGAAGCCATGAAGTTGTCTGTGATGGAGTCTGTGAAAGTTTGA